One Archangium violaceum genomic window, GCTCGGCGCGTGAGTGCCATGTGAGCGAGTCCCGGATGGCGTCGAGCACCCAGGCCCGTGGAAGGGGTGCCAGCATCTCATTCGGGGGAGGGCCCGCCAGGGGCACGCCGTGACCGCGTGCGATGTCGAGGTCGATGACGAACCAGTGGGTCGCTTCCTGCTCGGGATTGAGGCCGAGCCAGTGGTTCATGCCGGCCCCCGTGTTGAAGTTCATCTCGAAACGCAGGGGCCTGGATGGAGCGGCCACGGCCTCCTTCGCGTAGAGCACGAGCTCCAACCCTCGGGCGGGGCAGGGGAGGGCGCGGTGATCGAGTGCCTCGGCGATCGCCTGTCTGGCGCGGGTCTCCAGCGGGTGTGCGCAGACGGCGATGATGTCGATGTCGCTCCGCCCTGGCTCATAACCCTCCAGGGCCACCGAGCCGATGAGGTAGACGCCCAACAGTTCGTCACCGAGCAATGCCCGAAGGCATCTCACGACTTCAGCCCCGTAACGAGCGACCTCGGGGGCGATTGGCCTGTGAGTCTCCTGGTCGTGTCCCATTTCTCCTCCCAATGAGAGGAGGAATACCAGTGAAGGGCTCGGCTCCAAAAGGGTTCATCGTGCGGCGGTCATACGGTGGACGCGCCAGGCGAGTGCCATCAAACCCAGAACCAGAAACAGGCCGAGGCGCAGCAGGCCGCTCCACCCCAGCACCGACAGGAGGGCCCCGGACGTCAGCGACGCCATGCCGCTGGCGGCGAACACGCACAAGTCATTGAGCCCCTGTGCACGATAGCGCTCGGATCCCGAGCGACTGCGCGCCACCAGGGTCGTCGCGGTCACGAACACGAAACACCACCCGACACCCACCAGCGCCAGCCCGACCAGGTGCCCTCCAATTCCCGGAACCCAACTGATCAGAAACCCCACGAGCAGGAAGAGCAGCCCCAACGCCTGCAACCGTGCGATCGACATTCTTTTCAGAATGGCGCCGATCGACAGCGAGGGCAGGTACATGCTCAGCAGGTGCACCTGTATCACCCAGCTCGCTTCCTGAAGCATGTATTGCTCGAAGCCACACATCTGCAAGGGTGTCGGCACCATCAGCAGACTCATCACCAGGAAGGCACCGGCGCCCATGGCCACCATCGGCCAATACAACGCGCGGGCGCGTGCATCGGGTGTGGCGGAGACCTCGGAGACGAACGCGCTCTGCGGTTGGTACAGCAGCAACGAGAGCGCGGCCAGAACCTGGAGCATCGCCAGGACCAACAGGACCCGGGGAACGTAATCCGACGTCCGTCCCTCCAGCAGGCCGAAGAGCGAGATGCCGGGAAAGATGCCAACGGCGCTGGCGAGCTGGATCAGGGTCAGCAGGCGCGGGGCCCTGCTGCTCTGCTGCCCCTCGAGGATGGCGAAACGATACTGCTGCACGAAGGAGCCGTGCAGACCGACACCGAAGACGGCTGCGCAGAACAGCCAGAAATCGAACCGGTGTACCGCTCGTGCCGCGAGCGCCAGGCAGCTGGCGGCCAGCAGCGCCGAGGCGATGAAGCAGCGCTTGCGTCCGAAGTGGCGCATCAGTTGGCTGGCGGGCCAGGTGCCCAGCGCCGAGGACAGCACCATCACGGCCACCGGGAGGGTCGCGAGCCGCACATCCACCGCGAGCCATTTACCCACCAGGCTGCCGACGAACTGGATCGAAACCGCGCTGGCGAGCCCCACGACCTGGCACAGCAGCAGGACCCGCGTGTTGATGGACGTGGCGGGCGCGGCCCATGGAACTCGGAGGATCACCGAACGTGCTCCTCATCGAGCGCCGCGATGGTGTCCAGGGAAAGGCCCAGCTGCTGGTGGAGGAAGCGCACCATGGTCCAGTGGGGGAGTGCACCCTCGTCGAAGGGACCGAACTCCTCGCGATACAGCGGCAGCCAGCGCAGTGCCTCCTCGAGCATCTGCTCCCGGCCGGGTTGGCTCTGCTGGTAATCCTCGTACGGCAGGCTGCGGTGATGGATGAAGAAGCGTCCCGGCAGGCGCTCCTCGCACAGCTGCCGATACTCCCGGGTCTGCAGGATCAGATAGTGCCAGACCTCATCGATCGCCTGCTCCACGGGCAGGAACAGCCCGGCCAGCCGCTCCGGGTAGCGCGAGATCAGGTACAGGTACTTCAGGCATTCGATGACCTGCCGCTCGACGTACGTGGGCTCCCCGCCGGTGGTCCGCACGAAGTGCCGCACCACGCCGGAGAAGAACGCGTCATCGAGCAGGGCCCTCAGCGCGTCGGTCGTCACCCTGGGTTGATTGGAGTTCATGCGTCACCTTGTCCTGTCATCTCGGATTCCCGCACCAACCAGGCGTACTTCCCGGACTTGCCGATCGCGATGTGCTCGCGATGTTCGAGGACGCATTCGAGACCGGCGACCTCCAGGCTCCTTTGTCGCAGCTCGCGCGCCACGGTCGGATCGACGGGCCTGTTGTCGAAGGTGGTGTACAGCAAGCGGGCCTGTCGCGGCGTCTTCAGGTGAAGTTGATAGAGGAAGATGGACGGCGTGGCGTCGGAGATCCAGTCGTCGAGAGCCGCCTGCGAGAGCACCCCCCCATGTTCGAGCCGCAGCAGCTCCCTCTCCCTCCCGCAGAACCGGCGAATCCGAAGCGGGTCGGGAGAGCCATCGACCGTCTCGGCACAATCGCCGGAGCGATAGCGGATCAGCGGCATGTAGGGATTGCGCAGGCTCGAGACGATGATGCTGTAGATCGTGCTGCCCTCTTCGACCGGGATCAGCTCCAGGTGCATCTTGTCGAGATAGGGCCAGTACCGTCCGTGGCGGTCGCTGTAATACAGATAGCCCAGCTCGGTGCTGCCAAACAGGTCGATGATCGGGCAGTCGAAGTGCTGCTGCAAGAACCGCTGCACGTTCTTCGGCGTGTACTCGTAGGCATGAATGATGCTGGCCGGCTTCGGAAAGCGCTGCCACGAGCCCTGGTCCAGGGTCTTCCGCACCAGATGCGCGAGGTGGTAGCTGTCACAGTCGAGGTGATACGCGCCCAGGGGATGCTCCCGCTGGACGACGGTCATTTCATCCAGCATGCGCTCCACGTCGTCACGCTCCCAGAGCGCCGGATCGAGCCGCAGGTTGAGGTAGAGCGTGCGCGAGTCGAGCCGACGCTCCTCGAGGCTCGGAAGGGCCCGCGGCTCGGTGCCGCGCTTCCTCGCGTTGAGCCGCGCCACGTGCTCGGTCGCCAGCACGGTGGTGATCGAGACTCGCTGGCAGTTCTGCTGCCAGGTGACGGCGATGTCGGGATGCTCGCTCCACAGTTGGTAGTAGGACTTCAGCAGGAAGAAGGGAGGGCGGATGATCTGCATCCGTGCGTGATTGGTTCCGGTCGAGAGCACGAACTCCGCCTCGCCAATCTTCAATGCCTCGGCGAGCCTCGGGGTCATCCAATTGTCCGGGAACCCCCTGGCGATCTCCGGCTTCTCCAGAATCGGGAAGAAGCCCTGTTCGATCGACTGGTGGTAGATGGGGATGTCCCTGACCTGATCGATCATCTCGACGAGCGTCTGTCTTCGGGCGTTCATGGGTTGAGTGGGGGAGGGGAGGTGGTTGAACGGGCCAACGAGAGGCGTTGCATCAGCCCTACGGAGCGGGCGCGAGCGAGGCGGGAATCCACGGGAACGAGGAGCTTTCCCCCCTCGCTCGCGACCCGGACTACCCTCTCAGCTGATACCTATCAGCTGATACAGCCGGTCTTGGAGATGCAGCCGGCCTTGGAGACGCAGCCGGTCTTGGAGATGCAGCCGGCCTTCGCGGAGACGGCCGGTCCAGAGACGCAACCGGCATCGACGACCGGCGTGCCGGCGGAGTTGGCCGCGACCCACTGGTTCCAAAGCTGGTCATGGGCGAGCTGGCGGATCAGGTTTTTCATACGAACCTCCGAGACTGAACGGGTTGGATGATGCAAGGACAAATACACACTTCCACAGCCGCACCCGGATGCGCTCGGGTGCTCCTCGGCCCGGCTGCGCGACCGTGTGTTTGTTTTAAGGTTCAACTTGTCTGGGGTCAAGGCCTTGCTTGTTTTAATGGTTGCTCAGGTTTTGGGAGTCTGGTTCGGGATGTCAGAGGGATATGTTAGGCGTTGCGCGCCGGTTCACGTCGCTCACATATGGAGGCGAATGTATGTCTGACTTGCAGTCGAATCGTTCGGGGGGCGGCGCGGAGCCCGCCAGCAAGGTCGACGTCGTCATTGTCGGGGCCGGG contains:
- a CDS encoding MFS transporter gives rise to the protein MILRVPWAAPATSINTRVLLLCQVVGLASAVSIQFVGSLVGKWLAVDVRLATLPVAVMVLSSALGTWPASQLMRHFGRKRCFIASALLAASCLALAARAVHRFDFWLFCAAVFGVGLHGSFVQQYRFAILEGQQSSRAPRLLTLIQLASAVGIFPGISLFGLLEGRTSDYVPRVLLVLAMLQVLAALSLLLYQPQSAFVSEVSATPDARARALYWPMVAMGAGAFLVMSLLMVPTPLQMCGFEQYMLQEASWVIQVHLLSMYLPSLSIGAILKRMSIARLQALGLLFLLVGFLISWVPGIGGHLVGLALVGVGWCFVFVTATTLVARSRSGSERYRAQGLNDLCVFAASGMASLTSGALLSVLGWSGLLRLGLFLVLGLMALAWRVHRMTAAR
- a CDS encoding glycine-rich domain-containing protein, which encodes MNSNQPRVTTDALRALLDDAFFSGVVRHFVRTTGGEPTYVERQVIECLKYLYLISRYPERLAGLFLPVEQAIDEVWHYLILQTREYRQLCEERLPGRFFIHHRSLPYEDYQQSQPGREQMLEEALRWLPLYREEFGPFDEGALPHWTMVRFLHQQLGLSLDTIAALDEEHVR
- a CDS encoding aminoglycoside adenylyltransferase domain-containing protein, whose amino-acid sequence is MRCLRALLGDELLGVYLIGSVALEGYEPGRSDIDIIAVCAHPLETRARQAIAEALDHRALPCPARGLELVLYAKEAVAAPSRPLRFEMNFNTGAGMNHWLGLNPEQEATHWFVIDLDIARGHGVPLAGPPPNEMLAPLPRAWVLDAIRDSLTWHSRAEPVSPNNVLNACRAWRHVEEGVWSTKAAAATWARERLTDPSLIDAALAKRHGAPGPTLEPEAVRALHQQVLAAVERAVQQLDDSAPTRKSP